TCCCGTTTCGACCATATTTGCAAGACAGCCTTCCTATCTGGTATTCCGGTTTTGATTGATGCAGAAGAAAGTTGGATACAGGATGCAATTGATGAATTGGCATTAAAGATGATGCGTCTTTATAACAATGAAAAAGCCATTGTTTACAACACACTTCAAATGTACCGGACAGGCCGCATTAATTATTTGGAAGAGTTGCTAATGAAAGCCAAAGCTGAGAAGTTTTTTATTGGAATGAAATTAGTTCGGGGGGCTTATATGGAAAAGGAGCGAACCAGAGCCATTGAAATGAATTACACCTCACCTATACATGTGGATAAACTGGGTGTAGACAAGGATTATGACAGGGCATTATTGTTTTGTATTGAAAATTTCTATGAAATTTCAATATGTGCGGGAACGCATAATGAAGCCAGTGCGCTTTACCTTGCCGAATTAATGGACGAGTTTAAAATTGAAAAAAACAATCCCAAGATTTATTTTGCTCAATTGCTAGGTATGAGTGATCATATTAGTTACAATATGGCAAAAGTGGGATATAATGTGGCCAAATATGTCCCCTATGGTCCGGTAAAGGAAATATTACCATATTTAATAAGAAGGGCAGAGGAAAATACTTCAGTGGCAGGGCAAACAAGCCGTGAGCTTAGCCTTATTTTAAAGGAGAGAAAAAGAAGAAAAGGACACTAATCATTTATGATTTCTGAAATAGATAAAATCCTACTGTGTGTTAGTATGGTATGAGTAGGATTCTAACCATTTCTTTGCATTCTTTTTTTGATCATAATCAAAATATTTAACTTCAGGTGAAATTATTTTGCTAAAAATAATTGTCATCTGTTCATACCATCCCTTTATACCAACTACTGCAATTTTTTCCAATCTATTGTATTTAGGTATATTTTTTATATCCTCCCAAATAGCCTGAAATTCTGGCATATCAATTTCATGAATTTCTATATAAATTTTAGGCTTTTCAAAATCTCTTATCGTTTTTTCCAAAATAGGATTAAAAACATCAAAATCCCCTTTTGTAAGCTTGCCTTTAATCTTAATGGAAATTAAATCTCCTTTTGTTTCATCCAGTATTTGTACCATTTTCTATTGTATTTAATTTTTTATAGATTTTCACAATTCATTTTTATAAATACTCCACTCATAGCGAATCTCCTATCTTTTCTATCAAGGGATCGAGGGAACTTATAAATTGTCGAGTTTATATAACTATAATTTTTTATTCGAGCTGTAATTGCATCGGTATTTAATTTTTCTGTTGAATGAATATAGGCTATTTTAAAACATAAAAGATGAGTACTGTGTTACCAATGCTAGTTCTACTTACCAGGATTTTCTCTTGCTTATTCAACAATTCCACCTTTAACTTTAATTGGCTCTCCATAAGGCATTCCTGATACAAAAATAAATCTACATGCCTTTTCGCGGCAAATAACTGTGAGATCATGCAAATTTTCAAAAAAGATTCCCTCGCCCGGTTCTATGATTATGTCATTGATACGTATTGAACCATTAATTCCGGTAATAACATAAATAAAGCATCTGCTTTTTTCTGAGAAAGTAAATTTATGAAATGCTTTTTTTGCAAGAGTTACATCATCAAATTGTATATTTCCATGAAGCATAAGGGGACATTTTTTTCCAGCTATTTTACGTATTAATTTTGTTGCATTTTCTTCATAGGGAATGTCTTTTG
This is a stretch of genomic DNA from Bacteroidota bacterium. It encodes these proteins:
- a CDS encoding proline dehydrogenase family protein, whose product is MKISFDNTEIAFSGKSDADLTRAYILFNMVSSMQMVKIGKKLTDFSIKLNLPIKGLIKATIFKQFCGGETIAECDKTIANLADYKIKTILDYSVEGKESELEFERTTTQLIATIEKAKTSQNIPFSVFKVTGIARFNLLEKVNSNCVLTEAEKQEWEKVISRFDHICKTAFLSGIPVLIDAEESWIQDAIDELALKMMRLYNNEKAIVYNTLQMYRTGRINYLEELLMKAKAEKFFIGMKLVRGAYMEKERTRAIEMNYTSPIHVDKLGVDKDYDRALLFCIENFYEISICAGTHNEASALYLAELMDEFKIEKNNPKIYFAQLLGMSDHISYNMAKVGYNVAKYVPYGPVKEILPYLIRRAEENTSVAGQTSRELSLILKERKRRKGH
- a CDS encoding STAS/SEC14 domain-containing protein, which encodes MVQILDETKGDLISIKIKGKLTKGDFDVFNPILEKTIRDFEKPKIYIEIHEIDMPEFQAIWEDIKNIPKYNRLEKIAVVGIKGWYEQMTIIFSKIISPEVKYFDYDQKKNAKKWLESYSYHTNTQ